One genomic region from Rosa rugosa chromosome 1, drRosRugo1.1, whole genome shotgun sequence encodes:
- the LOC133738642 gene encoding phosphatidylcholine:diacylglycerol cholinephosphotransferase 1-like has translation MNGTVSALTSRRHKRAAAAATNGSTPTAAMSKKPLPVHGCCGNKASFMTWTVHDAVHVAKHHWIPCFFAMGLLFFMGVEYTLHMVPSSAPPFDIGFVTTRSLHLLLASSPQLNTLLAGLNTVFVGMQTTYILWTWLIEGRPRATIAALFMFTCRGILGYSTQLPLPQGFLGSGADFPVGNVSFFLFYSGHVAGSVIASLDMRRMQRWELAWTFDALNVLQAVRLLGTRGHYTIDLAVGVGAGILFDSLAGKYEESKRLNSKVASTTSNGAKEALFPLAD, from the exons ATGAACGGCACCGTTTCGGCCCTCACTTCTCGGCGCCACAaacgagccgccgccgccgccacaaACGGCTCCACCCCTACCGCCGCCATGTCCAAGAAGCCCCTCCCCGTCCACGGCTGCTGCGGCAACAAGGCCTCCTTCATGACGTGGACGGTGCATGACGCCGTCCACGTCGCCAAGCACCACTGGATTCCCTGCTTCTTCGCAATGGGCCTCCTCTTCTTCATGGGCGTCGAGTACACGCTCCACATGGTTCCCTCCTCCGCGCCGCCCTTCGATATCGGCTTCGTCACCACGCGCTCCCTCCACCTCCTCCTGGCCTCGAGCCCCCAGCTCAACACATTGCTCGCTGGCCTCAACACG GTGTTTGTGGGAATGCAGACAACGTATATATTGTGGACGTGGCTAATCGAGGGCCGTCCGAGAGCCACCATCGCCGCCCTATTTATGTTCACTTGCCGGGGAATCCTTGGCTATTCCACCCAACTTCCATTGCCTCAG GGATTTTTGGGGTCGGGAGCAGACTTTCCGGTTGGGAATGTATCGTTTTTCTTGTTCTACTCCGGGCATGTAGCAGGGTCTGTGATTGCATCCCTCGACATGAGAAGAATGCAGAGGTGGGAATTGGCATGGACATTTGATGCATTAAATGTGTTGCAAGCTGTGAGATTGTTAGGGACTAGAGGACACTACACAATAGACTTGGCGGTTGGGGTTGGGGCCGGTATTCTCTTTGATTCTCTGGCAGGGAAGTATGAAGAAAGCAAGAGATTAAATTCAAAAGTAGCTTCAACTACTAGTAATGGTGCCAAAGAGGCTTTGTTTCCATTAGCAGATTAG